A DNA window from Nocardioides palaemonis contains the following coding sequences:
- a CDS encoding MaoC family dehydratase — MRTFTTLDDVAAASGSEIGTSEWLTVDQSRIDAFADATLDHQWIHVDAGAAAAGPFGTTIAHGFLTLSLLPHFASQVFRLETPGARLNYGMEKVRFPAPVPVDSRLRSHVRFGEVRDLPAGKQLVVEHTVEIEGQDKPACVAQHVVLLLA, encoded by the coding sequence ATGCGCACCTTCACCACGCTCGACGACGTCGCCGCCGCCTCCGGGTCGGAGATCGGCACCAGCGAGTGGCTCACGGTCGACCAGTCCCGCATCGACGCGTTCGCCGACGCGACCCTGGACCACCAGTGGATCCACGTCGACGCCGGGGCCGCCGCCGCGGGGCCGTTCGGCACCACGATCGCGCACGGCTTCCTCACCCTCAGCCTGCTGCCCCACTTCGCCTCGCAGGTGTTCCGGCTCGAGACGCCGGGGGCGCGGCTGAACTACGGGATGGAGAAGGTGCGGTTCCCCGCCCCCGTCCCCGTCGACAGCCGGCTGCGCTCGCACGTGCGCTTCGGCGAGGTCCGCGACCTGCCGGCGGGCAAGCAGCTCGTCGTCGAGCACACCGTGGAGATCGAGGGTCAGGACAAGCCGGCCTGCGTGGCCCAGCACGTGGTGCTGCTGCTGGCCTGA
- a CDS encoding adenosine deaminase, with the protein MSTPTRDQVLAAPKVLLHDHLDGGLRPQTIVELAAEIGHELPAPDAESLGRWFTESADSGSLVRYLETFDHTVAVMQHGPAIARVARECVEDLAADGVVYAEVRYAPEQHVSAGMTLDEVVAAVQEGFDAGMAAAGGRIVVRQLLTAMRHQARSMEIAELAIAWRDRGVAGFDIAGAEAGFPPTRHLDAFEYLQRENAHFTIHAGEAFGLPSIWEAIQWCGADRLGHGVRIIDDITVGDDGSVELGRLAAYVRDKRIPLEMCPSSNIQTGAAESFDQHPIGLLTDLRFRVTVNTDNRLMSGTSMTREMFGLVEAFDYTLDDLRWFTINAMKSAFLPFDERLAIIEDVIKPGYAALSAG; encoded by the coding sequence ATGAGCACTCCCACGCGCGACCAGGTGCTGGCCGCCCCCAAGGTCCTCCTGCACGACCACCTCGACGGCGGCCTGCGTCCGCAGACCATCGTCGAGCTCGCCGCCGAGATCGGCCACGAGCTGCCCGCGCCGGACGCCGAGTCGCTGGGCCGCTGGTTCACCGAGTCCGCCGACTCGGGCTCCCTGGTGCGCTACCTCGAGACCTTCGACCACACGGTCGCGGTGATGCAGCACGGTCCCGCGATCGCGCGGGTGGCGCGTGAGTGCGTCGAGGACCTCGCCGCCGACGGCGTGGTCTACGCCGAGGTGCGCTACGCCCCCGAGCAGCACGTCTCGGCCGGGATGACCCTCGACGAGGTCGTCGCCGCCGTCCAGGAGGGCTTCGACGCGGGCATGGCGGCGGCCGGCGGCCGGATCGTCGTGCGCCAGCTGCTCACCGCGATGCGCCACCAGGCCCGCTCGATGGAGATCGCCGAGCTGGCGATCGCCTGGCGCGACCGCGGCGTCGCCGGCTTCGACATCGCCGGGGCGGAGGCGGGCTTCCCGCCCACCCGCCACCTCGACGCCTTCGAGTACCTCCAGCGCGAGAACGCCCACTTCACCATCCACGCCGGCGAGGCCTTCGGTCTGCCGTCGATCTGGGAGGCGATCCAGTGGTGCGGCGCCGACCGGCTCGGCCACGGCGTACGGATCATCGACGACATCACCGTCGGCGACGACGGCTCGGTCGAGCTCGGACGGCTGGCCGCGTACGTGCGCGACAAGCGGATCCCGCTGGAGATGTGCCCCAGCTCCAACATCCAGACCGGCGCGGCCGAGTCGTTCGACCAGCACCCGATCGGCCTGCTCACCGACCTGCGGTTCCGGGTCACCGTCAACACCGACAACCGGCTGATGAGCGGCACGTCGATGACGCGGGAGATGTTCGGCCTGGTCGAGGCGTTCGACTACACGCTCGACGACCTGCGCTGGTTCACCATCAACGCGATGAAGTCGGCGTTCCTGCCCTTCGACGAGCGGCTCGCGATCATCGAGGACGTCATCAAGCCCGGCTACGCCGCGCTCAGCGCCGGGTAG
- a CDS encoding ATP-binding protein, with protein sequence MSTAQVIVLAGPSGAGKSRLAERLGLPVLRLDDFYKDGDDPTLPRIEHGANAGLVDWDDPASWHREDALASLRELCTTGRSEVPVYEIAQNGRCGSRTVDLAGATRFVAEGIFAPDVVAACREEGMLAAAYCITQHPLVTFWRRLTRDLREHRKPPLVLVRRGLALMRDQQRVVGHALRAGCRRATGDQAYAELTAGAGAGRTTRR encoded by the coding sequence TCCCGGCTCGCCGAGCGGCTGGGCCTGCCGGTCCTCCGGCTCGACGACTTCTACAAGGACGGCGACGACCCGACGCTCCCCCGCATCGAGCACGGCGCCAACGCCGGGCTCGTCGACTGGGACGACCCGGCGTCGTGGCACCGCGAGGACGCACTGGCGTCGCTGCGCGAGCTCTGCACCACCGGGCGCAGCGAGGTCCCCGTCTACGAGATCGCGCAGAACGGCCGCTGCGGGTCGCGCACCGTCGACCTGGCCGGGGCGACCCGGTTCGTCGCGGAGGGGATCTTCGCCCCCGACGTCGTGGCGGCGTGCCGCGAGGAGGGCATGCTGGCGGCGGCCTACTGCATCACCCAGCACCCGCTGGTGACCTTCTGGCGCCGTCTCACCCGTGACCTGCGCGAGCACCGGAAGCCTCCGCTCGTGCTCGTACGCCGGGGGCTCGCACTGATGCGCGACCAGCAGCGCGTCGTCGGGCACGCGCTGCGGGCCGGCTGCCGCCGCGCCACCGGCGACCAGGCCTACGCCGAGCTGACCGCCGGCGCCGGCGCCGGGCGGACTACCCGGCGCTGA